CATCACATACAGTTTTCGGCTTACAACTGGGACTTTGGCACATCTTCATACCATTTTTCCTCAAAGGTGGACTCTACCACAATGTCTGCTGTCAAGACCCTATACACCATCCAAATAATTGGCAATGGTGAAATGGAGAACATAAATAAAATCAATGCAGTATTCAAATTTGCATGGATGGCCGTTACAAACACAATCAGAAATGATGTAACCAGATAAACGGGAAATAAATAGTTTTTCATGATAATCAGGGATTTATCTTTACAAAGTAAACCACAATTAGATTCATTTTGTTACAAGGTTGCTATGAAAGGTTTCCGATTTACAAAATATATTCCGCCAAAGGATCCAGAGAAAAACACCTTCGAAAACCTGTTCAATATTTTCCTTCAATTGGTCACTATGACCGGGGGAGATGTGGCAGAAGCGCTGTCCTGGTTGAGCAATCTGGACAAAAGGTATCAGCTAACCAATCCTAGTTATGGGATAGGTGACTTCATTGAGGACCTAAAGAGCAAAGGTTACCTAACTGAGGAAAACCAAAAGGGGGAAATCAAAATCACTCCGAAAGCGGAACAAAGTATACGAAAAAATGCCCTAGAAGAAATTTTCGGAAAATTGAAACGGTCCAAAGGCGGACAGCATAAAACAACCCATTCGGGTCCAGGCGATGAAAAGGGGACGGATAGAAGGCCCTACAGCTTTGGGGATGGCCTTGACCAAATAGCCCTTACTGATTCTATACGAAATGCCCAGGTAAATCATGGCTTTTCAGGAGATTATCTGCTTACAGAGGATGACCTGGAGGTGGTGGAAAATGAATACAGAACCCAAACCTCTACTGTCTTGATGATTGACATCAGCCATTCTATGATATTATATGGAGAAGACAGGATAACCCCTGCCAAAAAAGTAGCCATGGCATTGGCCGAACTCATCAAGACCAGGTACCCAAAAGACACTTTGGATGTGATCGTCTTTGGAAACGATGCCTGGCAGATTGAAATCAAAGACCTTCCCTATTTACAAGTGGGACCATACCACACCAATACTGTCGCAGGATTGGAACTTGCAATGGATTTGCTTCGGAGGAGAAAAAACCCTAACAAGCAAATTTTTATGATTACAGATGGAAAACCTACCTGTTTAAAAGTCGGGATAAAATATTATAAAAACGCATTTGGCATTGACAGCAAAATTCTGAACGAAACCCTAAAACTTGCCGCCCAGTGTAGGAAATTGAAGATTCCAATCACCACATTTATGATTGCCTCTGATCCTTACCTCAAAGAATTTGTAAAAGAATTTACCAAAGTCAACAATGGAAACGCTTATTACAGTAGTTTGAAAGGATTGGGAAATCTGATTTTTGAAGACTACAGAAGAAACAGGACTAAAAAACTCTAAAAATGGAATACCACAAATTATCGTCCAAAGACTTATTGAAAATAAAAACCCTTGGAGAATTAAAGGCTTCAGGATATCAGCCCATTTCAATCAAGGAGGAGCTTAGAAAGAATTTGATTCATAAAATCAAGCAAAAAGAGCAGGTCTTTGAAGGGATTTGGGGGTATGAAGACACGGTTATCCCAGACATTGAAAGGGCCATTCTTTCCAAGCACAACATCAATTTGCTTGGGCTAAGAGGACAGGCCAAGACCCGGATTGCAAGGATGATGACTCATTTATTGGATGAATACATTCCGGTAGTGCAAGGGTCTGAACTTAATGATGATCCATTAGCGCCCTTATCCTCTTTTTCCAAGGAATTGATCCATACCAAAGGTGATCAAACTCCCATTACCTGGTGGCATAGGGAAGACAGGTATACAGAAAAACTGGCCACACCTGATGTGTCTGTTGCTGACCTTATCGGAGATGTAGATCCCATCAAAGCCGCTACCCTTAAACTCTCCTACAATGATGAAAGAGTCATCCACTATGGACTGGTTCCCAGATCCAATAGATCGATTTTTGTCATTAATGAACTTCCTGATCTTCAGGCAAGGATACAGGTAGCCCTTTTTAATATCCTACAAGAAGGAGATATACAGATAAGAGGGTTCAAATTAAGGTTGCCATTGGACATTCAATTTGTTTTCACTGCCAACCCTGAAGATTATACCAATAGAGGTTCTATTGTCACTCCCCTGAAAGACAGGATAGAGAGCCAGATCATTACGCATTATCCAAAATCCATTGAAATAGGAAAAAGGATCACTGCACAAGAAGCCAGGCTGGAGGGAAAACCTGTAGAAAAAATCCATGTGCCTGAATTGATGCGGGACCTTATCGAACAGATTGCGATCGAGGCCAGGAAAAGTGAATATGTGGATGAAAAAAGTGGAGTTTCTGCCAGGCTCACTATTTCTGCTTTTGAAAATTTAATTTCTGCTGCAGAGCGAAGGCTTTACCTGAATGATGAAGAAGATACCGTGGTCAGGATTTCGGACCTTATCGGTGTGATTCCAGCCATCACTGGAAAAGTGGAATTGGTATATGAAGGAGAACAGGAAGGTGCCGGCCTTGTCGCTTACAACCTGATCGGTAAAGCCATCAGGACACTGTTCACGGACTATTTCCCTTCCCCGGAACAAAAGAAGAAAGAAAAGGAAGGCAACCCTTATGTAATTCCTTTGGCCTGGTTTGGAGAAGGAAATACTTTGGATATTTTGGCTTCCACTAGCAATAAAGACTACAAAAGCAGTCTACATAAAGTCCCCGGATTGGAAAACCTGGTCACCAGCATGGTCAAGAACTTACCAGAAAAGGAAAAAGAATTTTACATGGAATTCCTGCTTCACGGGCTATCTGAATATAGCCAATTAAGTAAAAAACTCCTGGATACCGGCATGCAGTTCAAAGACCTGTTCAGCTCCATGTTTGACATGGGTGCATCGGATGAGGATTTTGATGAAGAAGATGGGTTTTAATCCGCCGAACTAAAATAAATCCCCTTCTCACTTTTGGAGGGGATTTTTTTATTACCCCTATAAAACTTAAATTGTTGTTGGGAAATAGATTGTCTGAATCATGGCCACTGAACCCATATACAACAATTTTCTTAAGGAACATTTGGATCAGGTGAGCCAACATCTTAGCCGGTTTTTTGAAAGCAAAGGGGCAGAGGATATCCATCAGCTGAGGGTCAACATCAAAAAAATAAAAGCACTCATCCAATTTTTTGAACATCTGGAGCCGGATACTAATTATAAAAAGCTTTTCCAACCCATAAGGAAACTTTTCAAACAAGCAGGCGAAATCAGAGAGTTGCAACTACATCTGATCAGGCTAGAATCTCTTCCAGAACGTGACGAAAAAAATGAAAAAAAACTAATAGCAAAACTGGAAAAAAGCATAAACAGATTTTTGAAAAATAAGGAGAAATGGGATAAATACCTTAACCGGTTTCAAGAGAATACCTCACAAATCGACCTTAATTTTGAAGCCAATACCCTAACCGCCTATTTCAATAGTACCCTACTCAAAACCAACAACAAACTGAGAAAAGGGGAATTCCATGAAGCCAGGATGAAAATTAAAATTATTCTGTATTTAAAATCACTTTTTACAGAACAACAGCAACATGCTATTCGGATCAATTTTGAGTTTTTGGATCAATTGCAGGAAAAAATAGGGAACTGGCATGATCTGCTGGTCAGTCACAAAATGTCCAAAGAAAAAAATCAGGAGAAAGTGATCCTCCAGGAACTGGAAACCTTGGAAAAAGAGCTCAATGCAACAAGCAATACCTTCCTTCAAAGCGTGTTTACAAGCACTTCGCCCGCTTAATAATAAAAGCTTATTTTTGTGAAAAATTTAAGCATGTCATCAATCCAACTTCCTGAAGCTTTTGAAGAAAGAATGAAAGATTTCCTTGGTGAAGAGGAGTTTTTTAAATTCAAACAATCTCTGGAAAATGAACCCAAAACTTCCATTCGTTTAAATCCTTTCAAAAATGTGAAGGAAATCGGGAATTTGTCCAAGGTTCCCTGGTCCAATTGGGGGTATTATTTGGAAGACCGTCCTAGCTTTACCTTGGATCCTTTATTTCATGCCGGCGCATATTATGTTCAGGAAGCCTCATCCATGTTTTTGGAGCATATTCTGCACTACTTACAGGTCCCCAAAAATGGAATCTTTCTGGACCTGGCAGCAGCGCCCGGGGGCAAATCTACCTTATTGGGTAGCTATCTGGGAGAGGAAGGATTTCTTGTAGCCAATGAAGTCATTAAAGCCAGGGCCTCCATCCTGAAAGAAAACATCATCAAATGGGGCATTGGGAACACCTTGGTTACTCAAAATGACCCGGAACACTTTTCAAACCTAGAAGGTTTTTTTGACCTTGTGCTTGTAGATGCACCATGCTCCGGAGAAGGTATGTTCAGAAAAGATCCCGATGCGCGAAATGAATGGTCACCCGAGCATGTGAATCTATGCGCCATGAGACAGGAAAGGATCATGGACCAGGCTGGAGCCCTTGTCAGGGCGGGTGGCTATCTCATATACAGCACCTGCACATTCAATGAACAGGAAAATGAGGATATGCTTCGGTTTATTTGCTCAGAGTTTTCCTATGAACCGGTAAAACTACCTTTGGAATCTTCTTGGGGCATTGTAGAATCCGAATTGGAAACAGAATGCAAATCCTTTTATGGATATAGATTTTACCCTCATAAAGTTGATGGTGAAGGATTATTTATCTGCGTTTTAAAGAGGTCTGAAGACGCGTACAGCCAAGACCCCCAAAAAGGCAAGGATTTTAAACATCCATTTATCAAGTCAGAAGGTAAAACCATCAGCCAAAAACTTATTGAAACCTTAGGCCTTCCGGAAAGCTCATCCATTTACAGTCTTCAGGGGAGTTATTTTAGGATTCCCGGACAGTTTCAGCAGCACTTTGAATTTCTGACCCGATTCCTGAACATCAAATATTTTGGGGTGGAATTGGGAAAATTCAACAAGGACCAATTTGTGCCGACACATGAATGGGCAGTCAGCATTTTTCCCAAAAAGGGATTCGCAACATTTGAATTAAATGAAATACAAGCGCTGGAATTTCTTAGAAAAGAAGAAACCCATCTATCTGGGGCTCCGGAAGGATGGGTTTTGGTTACATTTAAACAGCTCCCTTTGGGATGGATCAAGAATCTTGGGAACAGAACAAATAACAATTATCCCAAAGAGTGGCGGATCCGGATGAAGTAAAAATTACTCTTCCACATCAAATTGAGACCAATTAATGGTTTCGCTTTCGAGGTAGTGCGGATAAATTTTAAGATGCTGTTTTTTCACTTCTTTTACCAGAGCTGCTCTGAACTCCTCTACATTTGTGCCATCGTGGGCTGCCATGAATACCGGCGCTATCCCTGTCTTTTTCTCATAAGCTTTGGACAATTTCTCAAAATCCAGAAAATTCTGTTCCTCAAGCTCCAATTCTGTCATATTTTGTCTTT
This Cecembia calidifontis DNA region includes the following protein-coding sequences:
- a CDS encoding vWA domain-containing protein, whose protein sequence is MKGFRFTKYIPPKDPEKNTFENLFNIFLQLVTMTGGDVAEALSWLSNLDKRYQLTNPSYGIGDFIEDLKSKGYLTEENQKGEIKITPKAEQSIRKNALEEIFGKLKRSKGGQHKTTHSGPGDEKGTDRRPYSFGDGLDQIALTDSIRNAQVNHGFSGDYLLTEDDLEVVENEYRTQTSTVLMIDISHSMILYGEDRITPAKKVAMALAELIKTRYPKDTLDVIVFGNDAWQIEIKDLPYLQVGPYHTNTVAGLELAMDLLRRRKNPNKQIFMITDGKPTCLKVGIKYYKNAFGIDSKILNETLKLAAQCRKLKIPITTFMIASDPYLKEFVKEFTKVNNGNAYYSSLKGLGNLIFEDYRRNRTKKL
- a CDS encoding magnesium chelatase, with translation MEYHKLSSKDLLKIKTLGELKASGYQPISIKEELRKNLIHKIKQKEQVFEGIWGYEDTVIPDIERAILSKHNINLLGLRGQAKTRIARMMTHLLDEYIPVVQGSELNDDPLAPLSSFSKELIHTKGDQTPITWWHREDRYTEKLATPDVSVADLIGDVDPIKAATLKLSYNDERVIHYGLVPRSNRSIFVINELPDLQARIQVALFNILQEGDIQIRGFKLRLPLDIQFVFTANPEDYTNRGSIVTPLKDRIESQIITHYPKSIEIGKRITAQEARLEGKPVEKIHVPELMRDLIEQIAIEARKSEYVDEKSGVSARLTISAFENLISAAERRLYLNDEEDTVVRISDLIGVIPAITGKVELVYEGEQEGAGLVAYNLIGKAIRTLFTDYFPSPEQKKKEKEGNPYVIPLAWFGEGNTLDILASTSNKDYKSSLHKVPGLENLVTSMVKNLPEKEKEFYMEFLLHGLSEYSQLSKKLLDTGMQFKDLFSSMFDMGASDEDFDEEDGF
- a CDS encoding CHAD domain-containing protein, encoding MATEPIYNNFLKEHLDQVSQHLSRFFESKGAEDIHQLRVNIKKIKALIQFFEHLEPDTNYKKLFQPIRKLFKQAGEIRELQLHLIRLESLPERDEKNEKKLIAKLEKSINRFLKNKEKWDKYLNRFQENTSQIDLNFEANTLTAYFNSTLLKTNNKLRKGEFHEARMKIKIILYLKSLFTEQQQHAIRINFEFLDQLQEKIGNWHDLLVSHKMSKEKNQEKVILQELETLEKELNATSNTFLQSVFTSTSPA
- a CDS encoding methyltransferase RsmF C-terminal domain-like protein; this translates as MSSIQLPEAFEERMKDFLGEEEFFKFKQSLENEPKTSIRLNPFKNVKEIGNLSKVPWSNWGYYLEDRPSFTLDPLFHAGAYYVQEASSMFLEHILHYLQVPKNGIFLDLAAAPGGKSTLLGSYLGEEGFLVANEVIKARASILKENIIKWGIGNTLVTQNDPEHFSNLEGFFDLVLVDAPCSGEGMFRKDPDARNEWSPEHVNLCAMRQERIMDQAGALVRAGGYLIYSTCTFNEQENEDMLRFICSEFSYEPVKLPLESSWGIVESELETECKSFYGYRFYPHKVDGEGLFICVLKRSEDAYSQDPQKGKDFKHPFIKSEGKTISQKLIETLGLPESSSIYSLQGSYFRIPGQFQQHFEFLTRFLNIKYFGVELGKFNKDQFVPTHEWAVSIFPKKGFATFELNEIQALEFLRKEETHLSGAPEGWVLVTFKQLPLGWIKNLGNRTNNNYPKEWRIRMK